The Manihot esculenta cultivar AM560-2 chromosome 11, M.esculenta_v8, whole genome shotgun sequence genome includes a region encoding these proteins:
- the LOC110626087 gene encoding pentatricopeptide repeat-containing protein At3g48810 has product MHLKEGCSLLFKVHKPSIPFVLNTNPILNPNSKPQNEQNQTCLEECDVLKRLKSESSIVLALDYFKSIANSQAFRHTPLTYRTMIEKLGVQHDIDGVQYLLQQMKLEGISCSEDLFISVINTYRRVGLAEQALKMFYRIGEFGCKPTVKIYNHLLDALLSENRFQMINPIYSNMKRDGMEPNVYTYNILLKALCKNNRVDGACKLLVEISNKGCKPDVVSYTTIIASMCKFGQLEEARELAMKFQPSVPVYNALIKGFCREYKMKEVFQLLGLMADKGIDANVITYSTIIDSLSGVGNIELALAFWAKMLVTGCSPNVHTFTSLMKGYFMGGRVYEAINIWNCMIQEEIEPNIVAYNILIHGLCSHGKMGEALSVSCKMEGSSCSPNVITYGALIDGFAKTGDLVGASETWNKMMSNGCVPNVIAYTCMLDVLCKNSMFNEAQCLLEKMSTDVCPPNTITFNAFIKGLCRSGKVEWAIKVLNEMGQYGCSPNVVTYREILYGLLKAEKIKGAHELVREMEENSIKLNSATYNTILHGFCNTGLFEETLKLLGKMLVDGVKPDAITYNAVIHAYCKQGKVKTAIQLVDRVCAGGEWNPDIIACTNLLWGICNQIGVEEAFMYLDKLLIKGIYPNAATWNVLVRGLFNRLGHLGPVHLLDVILANG; this is encoded by the coding sequence ATGCATCTGAAAGAGGGATGTTCCTTGTTGTTTAAAGTCCACAAGCCTTCAATCCCCTTTGTTTTAAACACAAATCCAATTCTCAATCCAAATAGTAAACCCCAGAATGAGCAAAATCAAACCTGTCTTGAAGAATGTGATGTTTTAAAGAGGTTGAAAAGTGAGTCCAGCATTGTACTGGCTCTAGATTACTTCAAGTCAATAGCAAATTCACAAGCCTTTCGACATACCCCATTAACATACCGAACCATGATTGAAAAACTTGGTGTCCAACATGATATAGATGGTGTACAATACCTTCTTCAGCAAATGAAATTAGAAGGGATTAGCTGTAGTGAGGATTTATTTATCTCTGTGATCAATACTTATAGACGAGTTGGTTTAGCTGAGCAAGCATTAAAAATGTTCTATAGAATTGGGGAATTTGGGTGCAAACCTACGGTCAAGATATATAATCATCTTTTGGATGCACTGCTTAGTGAAAATAGGTTTCAAATGATCAATCCTATTTATAGCAACATGAAGAGAGATGGGATGGAACCCAATGTTTATACCTATAACATCCTTCTAAAAGCATTGTGTAAGAACAATAGAGTTGATGGGGCATGCAAGTTGCTTGTAGAAATATCTAATAAAGGATGTAAACCAGATGTGGTTAGCTACACAACTATCATAGCTTCTATGTGCAAGTTTGGTCAGTTGGAGGAGGCAAGGGAGCTTGCTATGAAATTTCAACCTAGTGTTCCTGTTTACAATGCTTTGATAAAAGGGTTTTGCAGAGAATACAAAATGAAGGAAGTATTTCAGTTGTTAGGTCTAATGGCAGATAAGGGAATTGATGCTAATGTTATTACTTACTCAACAATAATCGATTCTTTATCAGGTGTTGGAAATATTGAATTGGCTCTTGCATTTTGGGCAAAGATGCTTGTGACTGGTTGTAGCCCCAATGTTCACACCTTTACTTCCTTGATGAAGGGCTATTTCATGGGTGGGAGAGTATACGAAGCAATCAATATATGGAACTGCATGATTCAAGAAGAAATTGAGCCCAATATTGTTGCATATAATATTCTAATACATGGTCTATGCTCCCATGGGAAAATGGGAGAAGCTTTATCTGTTTCCTGTAAAATGGAGGGAAGCAGTTGTTCTCCAAATGTGATCACATATGGTGCTCTTATTGATGGTTTTGCAAAAACTGGTGACTTAGTTGGTGCATCTGAGACATGGAACAAGATGATGAGTAATGGTTGTGTTCCTAATGTTATTGCATATACTTGCATGTTAGACGTCCTTTGCAAGAATTCTATGTTCAATGAAGCTCAATGTCTTTTAGAGAAAATGTCAACTGATGTCTGTCCTCCAAATACGATCACATTCAATGCATTTATCAAAGGCTTATGTCGCAGTGGAAAAGTAGAATGGGCTATAAAAGTGTTAAATGAGATGGGGCAATATGGATGTTCACCTAATGTTGTGACATATAGGGAAATATTGTATGGTCTTTTGAAAgcagaaaaaataaaaggagcTCATGAGCTAGTTAGGGAGATGGAAGAAAACAGTATTAAATTGAATTCAGCAACTTATAATACCATCTTGCATGGATTTTGCAATACTGGATTATTTGAAGAGACTTTGAAGCTTCTAGGGAAAATGCTGGTAGACGGTGTGAAGCCTGATGCTATCACATATAACGCAGTAATTCATGCCTACTGTAAGCAAGGTAAGGTTAAGACAGCCATCCAGCTTGTAGATAGAGTTTGTGCAGGAGGAGAGTGGAATCCAGACATTATTGCGTGCACCAATCTTTTATGGGGGATTTGTAATCAGATTGGGGTAGAAGAAGCCTTCATGTATCTTGATAAGCTGTTAATTAAGGGTATCTATCCCAATGCGGCAACTTGGAATGTGTTGGTCCGGGGCTTGTTTAACAGGTTAGGTCATCTCGGGCCAGTTCATCTTCTGGATGTTATTCTAGCTAATGGGTGA